TATCTCTTCTGCATGGTGTTGCTTTGTActagtagcatggcaaagtgactgAATCTTCATCCATTTTGATAACTCTGCTCTGCAAATGAGTTGGTCGACCCCAACAATCAGTGACCTTGGCTTCTTATCCTTGTGAATTAGTCTCTTATTTTGATTGCGAAGGAGGTGTAGTTGGTCTGGTAGTCGTATCATCATCATTTGATCCTCAGCTTGCGATTCTTGTTGTTGGTTTTCCGTTGCCCAATCCTTCATCTGATTTGATGCTTGTTCTAATTGGACCCTTGCCTCTTCTCCATCTTGATCCCACTCCTTTAAGAAGTAGGATGTGGTGTGATCTCTACTCTGTTGGGTTTCATAGCTTAGGAAGTTGACTTGTGTCTTCTGGAACACCTGGTTTGCTATAATGCAATAAGTAGCCAAAGTATTTGTTAGTCTAAAAGGCATAACAAGAAGTTTATAGTTATCATACCAGGTCACAATAATGATTTCATGTTTGTCTCTTGTATGAGTTGGTTCCGTATTTTTAGCACTCCTTGTGAGCTGAAGAGAAGCTATCAATTTCTTTTCGCAAATGGAATTAAAGTTTGTCGGAACGATGCAAGGTTTATCCCCCATCAATAGGAGACAGTCTGCTGTTGGAATGGGGATGGCCCGTGCTTTCTTCAGAAATTCCATTCCAATCACCACATCAAAATCATCGAGAGGGATTACTGTAAAATCAATCTCACCATTCCAAGGCCCCATCTGACAAGATACTCTGCGAGCCACTCCCACAATGTTTGTTGCCTTAGAGTTAACTGCTTTGATCTTCCCTGTATCTTCTTGCATGTTTAGCTGAAACTGTAATGCTGCCCTATCAGCTATGAAATTATCAGTGGCTCCAGTGTCTACTAAAGCTCTTGCTGCTTTTCCATTAATCCATAAATCAACATAGATCAATCCTTTCTCAGTGGATGGTTTATGTTTTTGCTTCTTCAGAGCTCCAAGAAAGCGTATGGCACCTACCATTGATGGAGTACTATCATCTTCCCTTTGTTCCTTTCCTTTGAGGCCTTTCTCCTCTTCTCGAATTGCTCGTAAAACATTAAATGTACTCTTATGTGGGCAATCAGTGAAACGATGTGGTCCATCACAAAGATAGCATTTCGATTGTTTGGGCTCAGTCATTATCATGCTATTTATTCTCGGGGATTGGTCATTCCATGATCCTCTCTCATTTGGCTCTCTCCCCAAATTGGTTGGCCTATCTGCTCTAGTCTTAAAGCCCCAACTCTTACTTTTTGTCCCTTCAAATGGGGAGTAATCCTTGTTCACTCCCCCACTTGAAAACTTGCCCCATTTAGGGCGATTGTCTAGGCTTGGTGAGGAATCAAACTTCCTTTTAGAAGTATTAGTAGAATAATCATCTAGACTTTCTGCTATGGCCAAGGCTGTCTTTAGTTCTTTCACATTCTGTCTCATCAACTCGTTCTTCACCCAAGGTTTCAAACCTTTTAGAAAGTTGAATAGCCTATCTGTCCCTGTCATATCCTTGATATTTAGCATTAATGTCGAGAATTCCCTTACATACTCCCGAATGGAACCTGTTTGCTGtaaatcatttaatttgcacCGTGCGTTATAGGCAACATTCTCAGGGTAAAATTGCGCTTTTAGTTCCCTTTTAAAGTCATCCCAACTAGCAATTGAGCACTGCCCGGATATAGTTTCTTCCACTTTCGTACGCCACCACAGCTTGGCATCCTCAGTTAAGTACATGGGCACCACTTTCAACCTGCTTTCATCAGAATTATTTTTAGTAGCATTGAAATATAATTCAATATCAAAGAGGAAATTATCTACCTCTTTCGCATCACGAGCACCCCCAAAAGCCTTCGGCTCAGGGATTTTGGTATTACCTACCTCGTAAGACCCTGTGATAGGGTTACTGGCAGCTCTTATTAGTAAGCTTACCTTCCCTTCTAGTTCATGTAATTCACCTTGGATTATCTTCACGGTCTCCCTGACATCCTCTTTTATATCATCCACAGCTCCTACAAGAGAATTGTGAGAAATGGAAATAGATTTTAAACTTTCAGCAAGCTCTTCCATATCGGAGGCCACTGCCTCAAGATTTAGCATTCTGCTCTCAAGGTTTCCCAATCGGGTATTTCTTTCATGCATAGGATTTTGGGTGGCCTCAAGCTCTATTGGCACACCCTCACCTCTAGGATTTTGGGTGGCCTCAAGCTCTATTGGCACACCCTCACCTCTGGGATCTTGGGTGGCCTCAAGCTCTATTGGCTCACCCTCACCCTTGGGATCTTGGGTGGCTTCAAGCTCTATTGGCTCACCCTCACCCTCAGATagtttggctaccatagccaagaGATACTCAACTTTCTCTTCTAGCGCCTCAATGCGCTTATCTCGTTGCTCAACAATGAGGTAGACTGACTCAAGCTCTCTTGTCAGCTCCTCACGAGTGGGCTTTTCATTAACCCAGGCAAGAATTTCTTCGACCCTTTTCTCCAGGGCCTCAATGCGTACGGTTGATTTTGTCATGCTTTCAAAGTCATTCAAGGATCAATTGCTCTGATACTAACTGTCACGGGCCCAAGTTTTAGGACTCACTTGGGACCGTGCGGCACTTGGCTTGAACTCTTTCAAGACAAGTCAGCCAGGAGATTCTCACAATAATCTGCACATCAAAAGGGTCTTTCATTAGAATAGGGCTTTAGCAAGCCAATTAAGGGAGATTCTCCCACAAGTCTCATATAAGCAAGCATCACAGGCACAGCAAACACATCAAGCAACGGGGCAATAATAGATATACACAAGCATCTCAAGCATCAAGAACAACGGGGCATCAATAGATCAGGAACGAGCTACTTATTTCATTCCAATATCATAATCACTACAATGAAATAGGGATTCCTTACATACACTTGTAGGCAGGGGGGAAACCTACAAGCAGTGAAGGAATAGGGACTCACCAACCGATGACTGTCGGGCCCAGCACTTGCCGACTAGTCACTCCCCCCTAAAGAGCGTTAGGAACACAATGAGGTGTGATAGGAGGAGACATCAATATGCTTGAGCCATCACACTCCAAAATtacataaatataaaataattacaaaatattcCATTTAGTCCCTGAAATTTACATATTACTACTTAAACTTTCTAACCCCTTTACACATGGGAGCTGAACGTGTGAGGCACTCTGGAAGCTATTCATGCATCCCACACTGACTGACGTCGTCCCAACCTGCACGTCTATGACTGATGTCTATGGATGCCATTTATATTGACGTTCCACCTTGCATGCCTTTTTTATTCGCACCTCGTTTTCGTGGACGCTATTTTAAATGGCTTCCTAGCGCGGATACTATTTTGAATGGCATTTTTGTTGATCCTTTGTCAAACTCATCACATCTCACCCCCTCACCATAATTTTCATGAAGTCCACCCCAATTCTGGTATCTCCAATTCTACAGTATTCCTATACAGTAAAAAGCCCTAATAACTCGACGCCATTTCTGCTCTATTTCTGCCTGTGCGTTCCTCTCACCTAATATCTGTTTGCACGTTTCTTTATCTGTGCAACCAATTATCAAGAAACCCAATTTCTCACCGCTCAATATGAAACCTCACAAACTCCTGAATTCTCAAATTCTTTTACACCAGAAGTTCAAACTCGCCACTATCATCCTCACAAACCAATGTCACTCCGGTGCACCTCTCTCTTCAACCCCATGCTCAAACATCGACCATCAACAGACAGAAACTCTCTATCAAAGCTTCTCCACAGACTCACCTCCAGTAAGCACAGGTCAGACTTTGCTTAATTCAATACAATCTTCTCAGTGGCATTTTGTCAAACACCTTGCTCGGAACTTGACGCCCGCACTTATTTCCTCCACTCTATCGTCTCTCCACAAAACACCGGATTTAGCTCTTCAATTTGTAACCCACATTGGATTTACGAATCTCGATATCAAAACCAAATGCCTTGCTATTGCAGTAATCTCTCGCTCACCATCCCCAAAACCTACCTTGCAACTCTTAAAACAGACGATCGCTAGTGGCAATTCTACCATTAAGGATATTTTTTATGAACTGGCAGTTGCTCGGGATCGGTTAAATGCTAAAAGTAGTGTACTTTTTGATTTGTTGATAAGAGCTTGCTGTGAACTGAAGAAAGGTGATGATGCTTTTGAGTGTTTTAACATGATGAAGGAAAAAGGTGTAGTTCCTAAGATTGAAACGTGTAATGATATGTTGAGTTTGTTTCTGAAGTTGAATCGGACCCAGACTGCATGGGTTTTGTATGCAGAGATGTTTAGATTAAGGATTAAGTCAACAGTGTATACATTTAACATAATGATCAATGTTTTGTGCAAGGaagggaaattaaagaaggcAAAGGAGTTTATTGGGTTTATGGAGGGTTTAGGGGTGAAGCCTAATGTTGTTACATATAACACAATAATTCATGGATATTGTTGGAGAGGGAGAGTCGAAGGTGCTCTAATGATTGTTGATGTGATGAAAAGTAAGGGGCTGGAGCTTGATTCATATACATATGGTTCACTTATTAGCGGGATGTGTAAGGAGGGAAGACTGGAGGAGGCATCTAGGATGcttgagaaaatgaaagaaattggactACTACCAAATGCTGTGACTTATAACATCTTGATTGATGGGTATTGCAATAAAGGGGATTTGAATAAGGCTTTTGGTTATAGGGATGAGATGGTTGGGAGGGGCATATTGCCAACCGTGTCTACTTATAACTTGTTGATTCATGCATTATTTTTGGAAGCTAAGATGGATGAAGctgatgatatgataaaagacaTGAGAGATAATGGGATGGTTCCCGATTCTATAACATATAACATCTTGATTAATGGATATTGCAGATGTGGGAACGCAGAGAAAGCATTTAGCCTCCATGATGAAATGGTATGTAGAGGCATTCAGCCAACACGGGTAACTTACACATCGCTAATTTATGTTTTGGGTAAACGGAATAGAATGAAAGAGGCTGATGACCTTTATGAAAAGATAGTCATCGAAGGTATATTTCCAGATCTTATATTGTTCAATGCCTTGATTGATGGTCACTGTGCTAATGGGAATATGGATCGTGCATTTGCATTGTTGGAGGAGATGGATAGAAGGAAAGTTATTCCTGATGAAGTGACTTACAATACCCTAATGCAAGGCCGTTGTAGGGAGGGAAAAGTTGAAGAAGCTCGTGAGCTTCTTGAAGAGATGAAAAGTAGAGGAATCAAACCTGACCATATTAGTTACAATACTCTGATTAGTGGGTATAGCAGAAGAGGTGATATGAATGATGCTTTTAGAGTTAGAGATGAGATGCTGAGTATAGGATTCAATCCTACACTTCTCACTTATAATGCCCTCATACAGGTTTTATGCAAAAACCAGGAAGGAGATCATGCTGAAGAGCTCCTCAAAGAAATGGTTAGCAAAGGCATTGTTCCTGATGACAGCACCTACATTTCTTTGATTGAGGGGATGCAGAAAGTTGATGATGTTTTGAGTAATACTGATTCATAATCAATTTGTATGACTAAAGTTTAAATCTTTGTTATAAAATGGTGTTTCAAAAGGAATATTCATCTTTGTTTTACATGGAGGGGCATTTCTTATATGTGATATTTTTCATGACTTTAGTTCACAAGTTCTGGCAGGCTTAGGTCAGAAACCTGCCTTTCCTAATAAGTTTGCAACAATGGACTGGGATGCTGAATGGGGTTCATTGTGAAGAGCTACTTGAGTTTTGAAGGATAAAAGGTTTACTGCAAGAATGCCAAATACAAAGCTTCGATCATGTATATGTATTTAGCTTCTCTGTTGTACTACTTTGTATCTTAAAGTTGATGGAATCAATATAGAAGGCATTATTTAATGGAGTAACAATTTAGTTTGCAACAGATAGAACAACCAGTTAATATGAAAAACATACCAAACCCCGTGATTTGTGTATCTTGGAAGAATAAAATAGCTTCTATTTTTTCCCCCTCCAATTTGTTTCCCCTTTTCCTAGTTCTGATGT
The Hevea brasiliensis isolate MT/VB/25A 57/8 chromosome 15, ASM3005281v1, whole genome shotgun sequence genome window above contains:
- the LOC110665067 gene encoding pentatricopeptide repeat-containing protein At2g15630, mitochondrial, giving the protein MKPHKLLNSQILLHQKFKLATIILTNQCHSGAPLSSTPCSNIDHQQTETLYQSFSTDSPPVSTGQTLLNSIQSSQWHFVKHLARNLTPALISSTLSSLHKTPDLALQFVTHIGFTNLDIKTKCLAIAVISRSPSPKPTLQLLKQTIASGNSTIKDIFYELAVARDRLNAKSSVLFDLLIRACCELKKGDDAFECFNMMKEKGVVPKIETCNDMLSLFLKLNRTQTAWVLYAEMFRLRIKSTVYTFNIMINVLCKEGKLKKAKEFIGFMEGLGVKPNVVTYNTIIHGYCWRGRVEGALMIVDVMKSKGLELDSYTYGSLISGMCKEGRLEEASRMLEKMKEIGLLPNAVTYNILIDGYCNKGDLNKAFGYRDEMVGRGILPTVSTYNLLIHALFLEAKMDEADDMIKDMRDNGMVPDSITYNILINGYCRCGNAEKAFSLHDEMVCRGIQPTRVTYTSLIYVLGKRNRMKEADDLYEKIVIEGIFPDLILFNALIDGHCANGNMDRAFALLEEMDRRKVIPDEVTYNTLMQGRCREGKVEEARELLEEMKSRGIKPDHISYNTLISGYSRRGDMNDAFRVRDEMLSIGFNPTLLTYNALIQVLCKNQEGDHAEELLKEMVSKGIVPDDSTYISLIEGMQKVDDVLSNTDS